A region from the Salvelinus sp. IW2-2015 linkage group LG19, ASM291031v2, whole genome shotgun sequence genome encodes:
- the LOC111979590 gene encoding complement C1q-like protein 3 codes for MIVTGVCGVVMVLALLILIPVLVNSTGTSARCEILGSCQIVCDPHRTKSTATDNTNTITDGRLVQSLSTFIQGPKGRGETERIGPRSPLGKPGPPGPVGLPGERGEPGPPGLPRTLRSNGATGALSAATYNTVSKDVLRRAEQTAKALKFGDVVTNLGDHFDPTTGKFTSSIPGIYFFGTSTWADLCKNNQSYTQDADQNYDFASNSVIQHLKPGDEIYIKLEG; via the exons ATGATCGTAACAGGTGTTTGTGGAGTAGTCATGGTGTTAGCGTTGCTTATCCTGATTCCGGTGCTTGTCAATTCCACCGGGACATCTGCACGCTGTGAGATACTCGGATCCTGTCAGATAGTGTGTGATCCTCACAGGACCAAGTCCACAGCCACTGACAATACCAATACTATCACAGATGGCCGCTTGGTCCAGTCTCTATCAACCTTTATCCAAGGTCCGAAAGGACGGGGAGAAACTGAGAGAATTGGCCCTAGGAGTCCTCTTGGCAAGCCCGGACCACCTGGACCTGTCGGCctgcctggggagagaggagagcccgGACCTCCAGGACTACCCAGAACGCTCAGATCTAACGGAGCCACAGGTGCCTTAAGCGCAGCCACATACAACACCGTTTCCAAAGACGTTCTACGCCGGgctgaacaaacagcaaaagctcTGAAATTTGGTGACGTGGTCACCAACCTTGGCGACCACTTTGACCCCACAACGGGGAAATTCACCAGCTCGATACCAGGTATATACTTTTTCGGCACCAGTACGTGGGCTGATCTTTGTAAAAACAACCAG TCCTACACCCAAGATGCCGACCAGAACTACGACTTTGCCAGCAACAGTGTCATCCAGCATCTTAAGCCCGGCGATGAGATCTACATCAAGCTGGAAGGGTGA
- the pter gene encoding N-acetyltaurine hydrolase encodes MSALSGKVQTVLGAIEPDQLGRTMTHEHLTMTFECCYFSPAPGDETVAQAPIQMKNLFWLKQNPYSSHENLLLLQETNAVREELHEYRKAGGGTIVENTTQGIARDLPCLKQLAKDTGVHIIGGAGYYVDATHSEATRKMTVEKLTDIIISEVLHGADGTEIRCGVIGEIGCSWPITDSEKKVLQATAHAQTELGCPVIIHPGRNPGAPAEIVRLLQEAGGDISKTVMSHLDRTIFDNGELLEFAKMGSYLEYDLFGTEMLNYAYNLEVDMPSDSQRVKALAFLVQEGYEDNLVIAHDIHTKNRLTKYGGHGYSHILKNIVPKMLGRGINQTQVDKILIDNPKRWLTFK; translated from the exons ATGTCAGCACTGAGCGGTAAGGTCCAGACGGTGTTGGGTGCGATAGAACCCGACCAGCTGGGTAGAACCATGACCCACGAGCACCTGACCATGACCTTTGAGTGCTGCTACTTCTCTCCGGCCCCGGGGGACGAGACTGTGGCCCAGGCCCCCATCCAGATGAAGAATCTATTCTGGCTGAAACAGAACCCTTacagcag CCATGAgaacctgctgctgctgcaggagaCCAATGCTGTGCGGGAAGAGCTGCATGAGTACCGAAAGGCAGGAGGTGGAACCATCGTAGAAAACACTACCCAGGGTATCGCCCGGGATCTGCCCTGCCTCAAACAGCTGGCCAAGGATACGGGCGTCCACATCATAGGAGGGGCGGGGTACTATGTGGACGCCACCCACTCTGAGGCCACCAGGAAGATGACCGTGGAGAAG CTCACAGACATCATCATCAGTGAGGTTCTCCACGGGGCGGATGGGACCGAGATCCGCTGCGGTGTGATTGGAGAGATCGGCTGCAGCTGGCCAATCACGGACAGCGAGAAGAAAGTGCTGCAGGCCACTGCACACGCTCAGACCGAGCTGGGCTGCCCAGTCATCATCCACCCAGGACGGAACCCTGGTGCACCGGCTGAGATAGTCCGTCTCCTGCAGGAAGCTGGAGGTGACATCAGCAAGACCGTTATGTCACACCTGGATAG GACCATATTTGACAATGGAGAGCTGCTGGAGTTTGCAAAGATGGGGAGTTACCTGGAATACGACCTGTTTGGAACAGAGATGCTGAACTATGCCTATAACCTGGAGGTGGACATGCCCAGTGACAGCCAGAGAGTCAAGGC CTTGGCGTTCCTGGTCCAGGAGGGATATGAGGACAACCTTGTCATTGCCCACGACATCCACACCAAGAACCGTCTCACCAAGTACGGAGGGCACGGCTACTCACACATACTGAAGAACATCGTGCCCAAGATGCTGGGGAGAGGGATCAACCAGACCCAGGTGGACAAGATCCTCATAGACAACCCCAAACGCTGGCTCACATTCAAATGA